One part of the Streptomyces sp. NBC_00286 genome encodes these proteins:
- a CDS encoding bifunctional acetate--CoA ligase family protein/GNAT family N-acetyltransferase encodes MQTSSDRHEYPAHWEADVVLRDGGTARIRPITADDADRLVSFYEQVSDESKYYRFFAPYPRLSAKDVHRFTHHDFVDRVGLAATVGGEFIATVRYDRIDAEGLPASSPADEAEVAFLVQDAHQGRGVASALLEHIAAVARERGIRRFAAEVLPANSKMIKVFTDAGYQQQRSFEDGVVRLEFDLEPTDRSRAVQWAREQRAEARSVARLLAPGSVAVIGAGRAPGGVGRSVLDNLRDAGFGGRLYAVNRALQEKELGGVAAYRSIRDIPDPVDLAVVAVPAEHVPQTVADCGEHGVQGLVVLTAGYAESGPEGRERQRELVRHARAYGMRIIGPNAFGIINTAPDVRLNASLAPKMPRAGRIGLFAQSGAIGIALLSRLQRRGGGVTGVTGVSTFISSGNRADVSGNDVLQYWYDDPDTDVALMYLESIGNPRKFTRLARRTAAAKPLVVVQGARHSGSAPPGHAVRATRLPHATVSALLRQAGVIRVDTITELVDAGLLLARQPLPAGPRVAILGNSESLGLLTYDACLAEGLQPLPPLDLTTAASAEDFHAALAHALADDACDAVVVTAIPAVGETSPSDAALAEALRSAAAASPAKPVLVVHVELGGLAEALSAATSTAPHAVELQVPPPAERPAARTPADDSTLIPAYPAAERAVRALAEAVRYGHWRGDAAEPGRVPEFEDIDEKGAAEQIDALLAEGDPAGLTLGLEDTCALLGRYGIDVRRALPAPTPDEAVAAAERSGYPVALKATAAHLRHRADLGGVRLDLADEEQLRRAYTELTELFGTPAELRPVVQAMAPRGVDTVVRAVIDPAAGPVLSFSLAGAASELLGDTAHRLIPVTDREAASLVRSIRTAPLLFGWRGSAPADTAALEELLLRLSRLVDDHPEVVSVTLEPVVVAPRGLTALGASVRLAPPPARGDLGPRTLPVY; translated from the coding sequence ATGCAGACCTCGTCGGATCGGCACGAGTATCCCGCCCACTGGGAGGCCGACGTCGTGCTGCGCGACGGCGGCACCGCGCGCATCCGGCCGATCACGGCCGACGACGCCGACCGCCTGGTCAGCTTCTACGAGCAGGTGTCCGACGAGTCGAAGTACTACCGCTTCTTCGCGCCGTACCCGCGCCTGTCCGCCAAGGATGTCCACCGCTTCACGCACCACGACTTTGTGGACCGGGTGGGACTCGCGGCCACGGTCGGCGGCGAGTTCATCGCCACCGTACGCTACGACCGCATCGACGCCGAGGGGCTGCCCGCCTCGTCTCCCGCCGACGAGGCCGAGGTCGCCTTCCTCGTGCAGGACGCCCACCAGGGCCGTGGTGTGGCCTCCGCGCTGCTGGAGCACATCGCCGCGGTGGCCCGGGAGCGCGGCATCCGCCGGTTCGCCGCCGAGGTGCTGCCCGCCAACAGCAAGATGATCAAGGTCTTCACGGACGCCGGCTACCAGCAGCAGCGCAGCTTCGAAGACGGCGTCGTACGCCTGGAGTTCGACCTGGAACCCACCGACCGCTCACGCGCGGTGCAGTGGGCCCGGGAGCAGCGGGCCGAGGCGCGGTCCGTGGCCCGGCTCCTCGCACCCGGTTCCGTCGCCGTCATCGGGGCGGGCCGCGCGCCCGGCGGAGTGGGGCGCAGCGTCCTCGACAACCTCCGCGACGCCGGGTTCGGCGGACGGCTGTACGCGGTGAACAGGGCCCTCCAGGAGAAGGAACTCGGCGGAGTCGCGGCGTACCGCTCGATCCGTGACATCCCCGACCCCGTCGATCTCGCCGTGGTCGCCGTCCCTGCTGAGCACGTCCCCCAGACCGTCGCCGACTGCGGTGAACACGGTGTGCAGGGGCTCGTCGTACTCACCGCGGGGTACGCCGAGAGCGGCCCCGAAGGACGGGAGCGCCAGCGTGAACTCGTGCGCCACGCGCGCGCGTACGGCATGCGCATCATCGGACCCAACGCCTTCGGAATCATCAACACCGCACCGGATGTACGGCTCAACGCCTCGCTCGCGCCCAAGATGCCGCGGGCCGGACGCATCGGTCTGTTCGCGCAGTCCGGTGCCATCGGGATCGCGCTGCTGTCCCGGCTGCAGCGGCGCGGCGGCGGCGTCACGGGCGTGACCGGGGTGTCCACGTTCATCTCCTCGGGCAACCGCGCGGACGTGTCCGGCAACGACGTACTGCAGTACTGGTATGACGACCCCGACACCGATGTCGCGCTGATGTACCTCGAATCCATCGGCAACCCAAGGAAGTTCACGCGCCTCGCGCGCCGGACCGCCGCCGCCAAGCCGCTCGTCGTCGTCCAGGGCGCACGGCACAGCGGGTCCGCGCCTCCAGGCCATGCCGTACGGGCCACACGGCTGCCGCACGCGACCGTGTCCGCGCTGCTGCGGCAGGCCGGGGTGATCAGGGTGGACACGATCACCGAGCTCGTCGACGCCGGGCTGCTGCTGGCACGCCAGCCGCTCCCCGCCGGACCTCGTGTGGCGATCCTCGGGAACTCCGAGTCGCTGGGGCTGCTCACGTACGACGCCTGTCTCGCCGAAGGGCTTCAGCCGTTGCCGCCGCTGGACCTGACCACGGCGGCATCGGCGGAGGACTTCCATGCGGCCCTCGCGCACGCACTGGCCGATGACGCCTGTGACGCCGTCGTGGTCACCGCCATACCAGCGGTCGGTGAGACCTCGCCTTCCGACGCCGCTCTCGCCGAGGCGCTGCGTTCGGCCGCGGCGGCGTCCCCGGCGAAGCCGGTCCTCGTGGTCCATGTGGAACTCGGCGGGCTCGCCGAAGCCCTCTCCGCCGCCACCAGCACCGCGCCCCACGCCGTCGAGCTCCAGGTGCCGCCGCCCGCCGAACGCCCCGCGGCGCGGACCCCCGCGGACGATTCCACTCTCATCCCCGCCTACCCCGCGGCCGAGCGCGCCGTCCGCGCCCTCGCCGAGGCCGTCAGGTACGGGCACTGGCGCGGGGACGCCGCCGAGCCCGGCCGGGTGCCCGAGTTCGAGGACATCGACGAGAAGGGGGCCGCCGAGCAGATCGACGCTCTGCTGGCCGAGGGCGACCCGGCCGGGCTCACGCTCGGCCTCGAGGACACCTGCGCGCTGCTCGGCCGGTACGGCATCGACGTACGCCGCGCTCTGCCCGCCCCGACGCCCGACGAGGCCGTGGCGGCGGCCGAGCGCTCCGGCTACCCCGTGGCGCTGAAGGCCACCGCCGCGCACCTGCGGCACCGGGCCGACCTGGGCGGCGTACGACTGGATCTGGCGGACGAGGAGCAACTGCGGCGGGCGTACACGGAATTGACCGAGCTCTTCGGGACGCCCGCCGAACTGCGCCCGGTGGTGCAGGCCATGGCGCCCCGCGGCGTCGACACCGTCGTCCGCGCGGTGATCGACCCGGCGGCCGGGCCGGTGCTCTCGTTCAGCCTCGCCGGAGCCGCCTCGGAGCTGCTCGGAGACACCGCGCACCGGCTGATTCCGGTCACCGACCGGGAGGCGGCCTCGCTGGTCCGGTCGATCCGGACGGCGCCGCTCCTCTTCGGCTGGCGGGGCTCGGCACCGGCGGACACGGCGGCACTGGAGGAACTGCTGTTGCGCCTGTCGCGCCTTGTGGACGACCACCCGGAGGTCGTCTCCGTCACCCTGGAACCCGTGGTCGTCGCCCCGCGCGGGCTGACCGCGCTCGGTGCCTCCGTGCGGCTCGCGCCCCCGCCCGCCCGCGGCGACCTCGGTCCGCGCACGCTTCCTGTGTACTGA
- a CDS encoding HPr family phosphocarrier protein has protein sequence MAERRVNVGWAEGLHARPASIFVRAATAAGVPVTISKADGNPVNAASMLAVLGLGAKGGEEIVLASDAEGADAALDRLAKLVSEGLEELPETV, from the coding sequence ATGGCTGAGCGCCGCGTCAACGTCGGCTGGGCCGAGGGCCTCCACGCCCGCCCCGCCTCCATCTTCGTCCGTGCGGCCACAGCCGCCGGCGTCCCTGTGACGATCTCCAAGGCGGACGGCAACCCCGTCAACGCCGCATCCATGCTCGCGGTGCTCGGCCTGGGCGCCAAGGGCGGCGAGGAGATCGTCCTGGCCTCCGACGCCGAGGGAGCGGACGCCGCGCTCGACCGCTTGGCCAAGCTGGTTTCGGAGGGGCTTGAGGAACTGCCCGAAACCGTGTGA
- a CDS encoding GntR family transcriptional regulator yields MRIPAHSVCTAIRDDIVAGVYERGSRLTEELLARRYGVSRVPVREALRTLEAEGFVVTRRHAGACVAEPTEQEAADLLEMRMLLEPLGAARAAQRRTEAHLKVLRGLVRLGQERARKGQGEDLRSLGGWFHETLAQASGSPALTSMLTQLRHKIAWMYAVEAPAHPAESWSEHGGIVDAVARGDSERARAITALHTERATAAHRLRFPGHGDRVERVRTSQHPVNTASLRH; encoded by the coding sequence ATGCGTATTCCCGCGCACTCGGTATGCACGGCGATCCGTGACGACATCGTGGCGGGTGTCTACGAACGCGGCAGCCGGCTCACCGAGGAACTCCTCGCGCGTCGCTACGGCGTCTCGCGGGTCCCCGTGCGGGAGGCGCTGCGCACGCTGGAGGCGGAGGGCTTCGTCGTCACCCGCAGGCACGCGGGCGCGTGCGTCGCGGAACCCACCGAGCAGGAGGCCGCCGACCTGCTGGAGATGCGCATGCTCCTGGAGCCGCTGGGCGCCGCGCGCGCCGCACAGCGGCGTACGGAGGCGCACCTCAAGGTGCTGCGAGGCCTCGTCAGGCTGGGCCAGGAGCGGGCCAGGAAGGGCCAGGGCGAGGATCTGCGCTCCCTGGGCGGCTGGTTCCACGAGACGCTCGCGCAGGCCTCCGGCAGCCCCGCGCTGACCTCGATGCTCACCCAGCTGCGACACAAGATCGCCTGGATGTACGCGGTCGAGGCGCCGGCCCATCCCGCCGAGTCCTGGTCGGAGCACGGCGGCATCGTGGACGCCGTCGCGCGCGGCGACAGCGAGCGGGCCCGGGCGATCACGGCCTTGCACACCGAGCGGGCGACGGCCGCGCACCGGCTGCGCTTTCCCGGGCACGGTGATCGCGTGGAGCGTGTGAGGACTTCGCAACACCCCGTAAACACGGCGAGCCTGCGGCATTAA
- a CDS encoding M23 family metallopeptidase, whose protein sequence is MAFTRATGKHRRPSRTKRTSSRTVGVATLATTGVIGTLAAPAFAGPSTAKQTGLTQAVTMGDSVADQIDAQAHAQRQAAEEAAARQAAEEAAKKRAAEQKARAEAKAKAERAAEERAAREAERKRLLNSFVSPISDSYVSTGYKAGGSVWSSGSHTGVDFHAASGTTVRAVGAGTVVEAGFEGSYGNQVVIKMNDGTYTQYAHMSSLSVSVGQSVTPGQQIGLSGATGNVTGAHLHFEARTSQEYGSDMDPVAYLRSHGVNV, encoded by the coding sequence ATGGCGTTCACCCGCGCCACCGGGAAGCACCGTCGCCCGAGCCGTACGAAGCGCACGTCCTCGAGGACCGTTGGCGTAGCGACGCTCGCCACCACCGGTGTCATCGGCACTCTGGCCGCCCCGGCGTTCGCCGGCCCGTCCACTGCCAAGCAGACAGGGCTGACCCAGGCCGTCACCATGGGCGACTCGGTCGCCGACCAGATCGACGCCCAGGCCCACGCCCAACGCCAGGCAGCCGAGGAGGCCGCCGCCCGTCAGGCAGCAGAAGAGGCCGCCAAGAAGCGGGCCGCCGAGCAGAAGGCCCGCGCCGAGGCGAAGGCCAAGGCGGAGCGTGCGGCCGAGGAGCGCGCCGCCCGTGAGGCCGAGCGCAAGCGCCTGCTCAACTCCTTCGTCTCGCCGATCAGCGACTCGTACGTCTCGACCGGCTACAAGGCCGGCGGCTCCGTCTGGTCCTCCGGCAGTCACACCGGCGTCGACTTCCACGCCGCAAGTGGCACCACCGTCCGCGCCGTGGGCGCCGGCACCGTCGTCGAGGCCGGCTTCGAGGGCTCGTACGGCAACCAGGTCGTCATCAAGATGAACGACGGCACGTACACGCAGTACGCCCACATGTCGTCCCTCTCCGTCTCCGTCGGCCAGAGCGTCACCCCGGGCCAGCAGATAGGCCTCTCCGGGGCGACCGGCAACGTCACCGGAGCGCATCTGCACTTCGAGGCGCGTACGTCCCAGGAGTACGGCTCGGACATGGACCCCGTCGCCTACCTCCGCTCGCACGGCGTGAACGTCTGA
- a CDS encoding M16 family metallopeptidase, whose translation MTEATVTMDFHPQPQAGEAKPWAFPAPERGALDNGLTVLRCHRPGQQVVAVEVLLNAPLEAEPQGLDGVATIMARAFSEGTDKHSAEEFAAELERCGATLDSHADHPGVRLSLEVPVSRLPKALGLLADALRAPAFEDSEVERLVRNRLDEIPHETANPARRAAKELSKQLFPASSRMSRPRQGTEETVAAIDSAAVRAFYEKHVRPATATAVVVGDLTGVDLDALLGDTLGAWTGSPAEARPVPPVTADDTGRVVIVDRPGAVQTQLLIGRVGADRHDRVWPAQVLGTYCLGGTLTSRLDRVLREEKGYTYGVRAFGQVLRSAPDGTGVAMLAISGSVDTPNTGPALDDLWKVLRTLAAEGLTDAERDIAVQNLVGVAPLKYETAAAVAGTLADQVEQHLPDDFQATLYRQLAATGTVEATAAAVSAFPVDRLVTVLVGDAAQIEEPVKALGIGEVSVVPAE comes from the coding sequence GTGACCGAGGCCACCGTGACCATGGACTTCCATCCCCAGCCCCAGGCCGGCGAGGCCAAGCCCTGGGCCTTCCCGGCGCCCGAGCGCGGTGCGCTCGACAACGGCCTGACGGTGCTGCGCTGCCACCGCCCCGGCCAGCAGGTCGTCGCCGTGGAGGTCCTCCTGAACGCACCGCTGGAGGCCGAGCCGCAGGGCCTGGACGGTGTCGCCACGATCATGGCGCGAGCGTTCTCCGAAGGCACCGACAAGCACTCCGCCGAGGAGTTTGCCGCCGAACTGGAGCGCTGCGGCGCCACGTTGGACTCGCACGCCGACCACCCGGGCGTACGGCTGAGCCTCGAGGTCCCGGTATCGCGGCTCCCGAAGGCGCTCGGTCTGCTCGCCGACGCCCTCAGGGCGCCCGCTTTCGAGGACAGCGAGGTCGAACGGCTCGTCCGTAACCGGCTCGACGAGATCCCGCACGAGACCGCCAACCCGGCCCGCCGCGCCGCCAAGGAGCTCTCCAAGCAGCTCTTCCCGGCGAGCTCGCGCATGTCGCGCCCGCGCCAGGGCACCGAGGAGACGGTCGCGGCCATCGACTCGGCGGCGGTACGCGCCTTCTACGAGAAGCATGTACGCCCCGCCACGGCCACCGCGGTCGTCGTGGGCGACCTCACCGGTGTCGACCTCGACGCGCTGCTCGGTGACACGCTCGGCGCCTGGACCGGCTCGCCGGCCGAGGCGCGTCCCGTGCCTCCGGTGACCGCCGACGACACCGGCCGCGTGGTCATCGTCGACCGCCCTGGAGCCGTCCAGACGCAGCTGCTCATCGGCCGCGTAGGCGCCGACCGGCACGACCGCGTCTGGCCCGCTCAGGTGCTCGGCACGTACTGCCTCGGCGGCACCCTCACCTCGCGTCTCGACCGCGTCCTGCGCGAGGAAAAGGGCTACACCTACGGTGTGCGGGCGTTCGGCCAGGTGCTGCGCTCCGCCCCGGACGGTACGGGCGTCGCGATGCTCGCCATCAGCGGCTCGGTGGACACGCCGAACACCGGCCCGGCGCTGGACGACCTCTGGAAGGTGCTGCGTACGCTCGCGGCCGAGGGGCTGACGGACGCCGAGCGCGATATCGCCGTACAGAACCTGGTGGGTGTGGCGCCGCTCAAGTACGAGACCGCGGCCGCCGTCGCCGGCACGCTCGCCGACCAGGTCGAGCAGCACCTGCCGGACGACTTCCAGGCGACCCTGTACCGCCAACTCGCCGCGACGGGCACCGTGGAGGCCACCGCGGCCGCCGTGAGCGCCTTCCCGGTGGACCGTCTGGTGACCGTCCTCGTCGGGGACGCCGCCCAGATCGAGGAGCCCGTCAAGGCCCTCGGAATCGGTGAAGTGAGCGTGGTCCCGGCCGAGTAG
- a CDS encoding M16 family metallopeptidase, with translation MGHTATVEAGSGGLTATEHRLANGLRVVLSEDHLTPVAAVCLWYDVGSRHEVKGLTGLAHLFEHLMFQGSAQVKGNGHFEFVQGAGGSLNGTTSFERTNYFETMPTHQLELALWLEADRMGSLLAALDDESMENQRDVVKNERRQRYDNVPYGTAFEKLTALAYPEGHPYHHTPIGSMADLDAATLEDARAFFRTYYAPNNAVLSIVGDIDPEATLAWVEKYFGSIPGHDGKPAPRDGSLPDIIGEQLREVVEEEVPARALMAAYRLPEDGTRACDAADLALTVLGGGESSRLYNRLVRRDRTAVAAGFGLLRLAGAPSLGWLDVKTSGDVEVPVIEAAVDEELARFAEEGPTAEEMERAQAQLEREWLDRLGTVAGRADELCRYAVLFGDPQLALTAVQRVLDVTAEEVQEAAKARLRPDNRAVLVYEPIATDEETATDEESAQ, from the coding sequence ATGGGTCACACGGCCACCGTCGAGGCCGGCTCCGGCGGGCTGACAGCGACCGAGCACCGCCTGGCCAACGGCCTGCGCGTGGTGCTCTCCGAAGATCATCTGACCCCGGTCGCGGCGGTGTGCCTCTGGTACGACGTCGGCTCGCGCCACGAGGTCAAGGGCCTGACCGGACTTGCTCACCTCTTCGAGCACCTGATGTTCCAGGGCTCGGCCCAGGTGAAGGGCAACGGCCACTTCGAGTTCGTGCAGGGCGCGGGCGGTTCGCTCAACGGCACCACCAGTTTCGAGCGCACCAACTATTTCGAGACCATGCCCACGCACCAGCTGGAGCTCGCCCTCTGGCTGGAGGCCGACCGCATGGGCTCGTTGCTCGCCGCGCTCGACGACGAGTCGATGGAGAACCAGCGCGACGTCGTCAAGAACGAGCGCCGCCAGCGCTACGACAACGTCCCCTATGGCACCGCTTTCGAGAAGCTGACCGCCCTCGCGTACCCGGAGGGCCACCCGTACCACCACACCCCCATCGGGTCGATGGCCGACCTGGACGCGGCCACCCTGGAGGACGCCCGCGCGTTCTTCCGCACCTACTACGCGCCCAACAACGCCGTTCTGTCGATCGTCGGCGACATCGACCCGGAGGCGACGCTCGCCTGGGTCGAGAAGTACTTCGGCTCCATCCCCGGCCACGACGGCAAGCCCGCCCCGCGCGACGGCTCCCTGCCGGACATCATCGGCGAGCAGCTGCGCGAGGTCGTCGAGGAGGAGGTCCCGGCGCGCGCGCTGATGGCCGCCTACCGGCTCCCGGAGGACGGCACGCGCGCGTGCGACGCGGCCGACCTCGCCCTGACCGTCCTCGGCGGCGGTGAGTCCTCCCGCCTCTACAACCGGCTCGTACGCAGGGACCGTACGGCTGTGGCGGCCGGTTTCGGTCTGCTGCGCCTGGCCGGAGCGCCCTCCCTGGGCTGGCTCGACGTGAAGACCTCCGGAGACGTGGAGGTCCCCGTCATCGAGGCGGCCGTCGACGAGGAGCTCGCCCGGTTCGCCGAGGAGGGCCCCACGGCCGAGGAAATGGAGCGCGCCCAGGCCCAGTTGGAGCGCGAGTGGCTGGACCGGCTCGGTACGGTCGCCGGCCGCGCCGACGAACTGTGCCGGTACGCCGTGCTGTTCGGCGACCCGCAGCTCGCCCTGACCGCCGTACAGCGCGTGCTCGACGTCACGGCCGAGGAGGTCCAGGAGGCCGCCAAGGCCCGACTGCGCCCCGACAACCGTGCGGTGCTCGTGTACGAGCCGATCGCCACCGACGAGGAGACCGCCACCGACGAGGAGAGCGCCCAGTGA
- a CDS encoding DNA gyrase/topoisomerase IV subunit A, translating to MARRSTKTPPPDDFEERILDIDVVDEMQGSFLEYAYSVIYSRALPDARDGLKPVHRRIVYQMNEMGLRPDRGYVKCARVVGEVMGKLHPHGDASIYDALVRLAQPFSMRLPLVDGHGNFGSLGNDDPPAAMRYTECRMADATSLMTESIDENTVDFSPNYDGQEQEPGVLPAAYPNLLVNGAQGIAVGMATNMPPHNLGEVIAAARHLIRHPGADLETLMKHIPGPDLPTGGRIVGLSGIRDAYESGRGSFKIRATVSVEHVTARRKGLVVTELPFTVGPEKVIAKIKDLVGAKKLQGIADVKDLTDRSHGLRLVIEIKNGFVPEAVLEQLYKLTPMEESFGINNVALVDGQPLTLGLKELLEVYLDHRFEVVRRRSEFRRGKKRDRLHLVEGLLVALLDIDEVIRLIRSSDNSAQAKERLIEHFSLSEVQTQYILDTPLRRLTRFDRIELESERDRLNLEIEELTRILESDAELRKLVSGELAAVAKKFGTPRRTVLLESSGATAAAVPLQVADDPCRVLLSSTGLLARTANGDPFGESDGKRAKHDLIVSAVPATALGEVGAVTSAGRLLRMNVIDLPQLPETTAAPNLAGGAPISEFLTLEGDEEVVCLATLDESSPGLALGTQQGVVKRVVPDYPSNKEELEVITLKEGDRIVGAAELRTGEEDLVFITDDAQLLRYQASQVRPQGRPAGGVAGIKLTEGAKVISFTAVDPAVDAVVFTVAGSRGTLDDSVQTTAKLTPFDQYPRKGRATGGVRCQRFLKGEDCLSLAWAGPAPARAAQKNGTPADLPEMDPRRDGSGVSLPKTVSVVAGPV from the coding sequence ATGGCCCGCCGCAGCACGAAGACCCCGCCGCCAGACGACTTCGAGGAGCGCATCCTCGACATCGACGTCGTCGACGAGATGCAGGGCTCCTTCCTCGAGTACGCGTACTCGGTGATCTACTCCAGGGCCCTGCCGGACGCCCGCGACGGCCTCAAGCCCGTACACCGCCGCATCGTCTACCAGATGAACGAGATGGGGCTGCGCCCCGACCGCGGATACGTTAAATGCGCCCGCGTCGTCGGCGAGGTCATGGGTAAGTTGCACCCCCACGGCGACGCGTCGATCTACGACGCCCTGGTGCGCCTGGCCCAGCCCTTCTCGATGCGCCTGCCCCTGGTGGACGGCCACGGCAACTTCGGCTCGCTGGGCAACGACGACCCGCCGGCCGCCATGCGGTACACCGAGTGCCGGATGGCCGACGCGACCTCCCTGATGACGGAGTCGATCGACGAGAACACGGTCGACTTCTCACCGAACTACGACGGCCAGGAGCAGGAGCCGGGCGTCCTCCCGGCCGCGTATCCGAATCTGCTGGTGAACGGCGCGCAGGGCATCGCGGTCGGAATGGCCACGAACATGCCGCCGCACAACCTCGGCGAGGTGATCGCCGCCGCCCGGCACCTGATCCGGCACCCGGGCGCCGATCTCGAGACCCTCATGAAGCACATCCCGGGACCCGACCTGCCCACGGGCGGGCGGATCGTCGGCCTCTCCGGGATCAGGGACGCGTACGAATCGGGCCGCGGCAGCTTCAAGATCCGCGCGACGGTCTCTGTGGAGCACGTGACGGCGCGCAGGAAGGGCCTCGTCGTCACAGAGCTGCCCTTCACCGTGGGCCCGGAGAAGGTGATCGCCAAGATCAAGGACCTGGTCGGCGCCAAGAAGCTGCAGGGCATCGCCGACGTCAAGGACCTCACCGACCGCTCGCACGGCCTGCGCCTGGTCATCGAGATCAAGAACGGCTTCGTGCCGGAGGCCGTCCTGGAGCAGCTCTACAAGCTGACGCCCATGGAGGAGTCCTTCGGCATCAACAACGTCGCGCTGGTGGACGGCCAGCCCCTCACGCTGGGCCTCAAGGAGCTCCTGGAGGTCTACCTCGACCACCGCTTCGAGGTCGTACGGCGCAGGTCGGAGTTCCGCCGTGGCAAGAAGCGGGACCGGCTGCATCTGGTCGAGGGTCTGCTGGTCGCCCTCCTGGACATCGACGAGGTCATCCGCCTCATCCGCTCCAGCGACAACTCCGCGCAGGCCAAGGAGCGCCTGATCGAGCACTTCTCGCTGAGCGAGGTCCAGACGCAGTACATCCTGGACACCCCGCTGCGCCGGCTCACCAGGTTCGACCGCATCGAGCTGGAGTCGGAGCGCGACCGGCTCAACCTGGAGATCGAGGAGCTGACCCGCATCCTGGAGTCGGACGCCGAGCTGCGCAAGCTGGTGTCGGGCGAACTGGCCGCGGTGGCCAAGAAGTTCGGCACTCCGCGGCGGACGGTGCTACTCGAGTCCTCGGGGGCCACCGCCGCGGCCGTACCTCTGCAGGTGGCCGACGATCCGTGCCGGGTACTGCTGTCGTCGACGGGACTTCTCGCCCGTACGGCGAACGGTGACCCCTTCGGGGAGAGTGACGGCAAGCGCGCCAAGCACGATCTGATCGTCTCGGCCGTCCCGGCGACGGCCCTGGGCGAGGTCGGCGCGGTCACCTCGGCGGGACGCCTGCTGCGGATGAACGTGATCGACCTGCCGCAGCTGCCCGAGACGACCGCGGCGCCCAACCTGGCCGGAGGAGCGCCGATTTCGGAGTTCCTCACCCTGGAGGGCGATGAGGAGGTCGTCTGCCTGGCCACGCTCGACGAGTCCTCGCCGGGTCTGGCGCTCGGCACACAGCAGGGTGTGGTCAAGCGTGTGGTGCCCGACTACCCGTCCAACAAGGAGGAGTTGGAGGTCATCACCCTTAAGGAGGGCGACCGGATCGTCGGCGCGGCGGAGCTGCGCACGGGCGAGGAGGACCTGGTCTTCATCACCGATGACGCCCAACTGCTGCGCTACCAGGCCTCCCAGGTCCGTCCGCAGGGCAGGCCCGCGGGCGGCGTGGCGGGCATCAAGCTCACCGAAGGGGCCAAGGTGATCTCCTTCACCGCCGTCGACCCGGCCGTGGACGCGGTGGTCTTCACGGTGGCGGGCTCGCGCGGCACGCTCGACGACTCGGTCCAGACGACCGCGAAGCTGACGCCCTTCGACCAGTACCCCCGCAAGGGCCGCGCCACGGGCGGTGTGCGCTGCCAGCGGTTCCTGAAGGGCGAGGACTGCCTCAGCCTGGCCTGGGCCGGCCCCGCTCCGGCCCGGGCCGCGCAGAAGAACGGCACACCGGCCGACCTGCCGGAGATGGACCCGCGCCGCGACGGCTCGGGCGTCTCACTGCCGAAGACGGTGTCGGTGGTGGCGGGACCGGTCTGA
- a CDS encoding CobW family GTP-binding protein — MSHQQIPVVVLAGFLGSGKTTLLNHLLHSSGGSRIGAVVNDFGAIEIDAMAVAGALGDSTVSLGNGCLCCAVDASELDVFLERLAQPSAGIDVIVIEASGLAEPQELVRMLLASENPRVVYGGLVEVVDAAEFDDTRQKHPEIDRHLGITDLVVVNKADRAEEPERVLRLVRTLTDRAAVVPATYGRIDPELLFDCKPSTERIGQLSFDDLHEHAHEDGPEHSGHLHSAYESLAFTSEVPLGPRRLMDFLDSRPEGLYRIKGYIDFGAADPRNRYAVHAVGRFLRFYPEAWAHGEERRTQLVLIGSGIDAPALGKELEACKEDAPHADEHSMWGVLRYVQDPDVREQSLEPVQSGPEA, encoded by the coding sequence GTGAGCCACCAGCAGATCCCGGTCGTCGTCCTCGCGGGCTTCCTCGGGTCCGGCAAGACCACGCTGCTCAACCACCTCCTGCACAGCAGCGGAGGCAGCCGTATCGGGGCCGTCGTCAATGACTTCGGGGCGATCGAGATCGACGCGATGGCGGTCGCCGGGGCGCTCGGGGACTCGACCGTTTCCCTAGGGAACGGGTGCCTGTGCTGCGCGGTCGACGCAAGCGAACTCGACGTCTTCCTGGAACGGCTCGCCCAGCCCTCCGCCGGTATCGACGTCATCGTCATCGAGGCGAGCGGCCTCGCCGAGCCGCAGGAGCTCGTGCGGATGCTGCTCGCCAGTGAGAACCCGCGCGTCGTCTACGGCGGGCTCGTGGAGGTCGTCGACGCCGCCGAGTTCGACGACACGAGGCAGAAGCATCCCGAGATCGACCGGCATCTCGGCATCACCGATCTCGTCGTCGTCAACAAGGCGGACCGGGCCGAGGAGCCTGAGCGTGTACTCCGACTCGTCCGGACGCTGACCGACCGTGCCGCCGTCGTCCCCGCCACGTACGGGCGGATCGACCCGGAGCTCCTCTTCGACTGCAAACCGTCAACGGAGCGGATCGGGCAGCTGTCCTTCGACGACCTTCATGAGCACGCCCATGAGGATGGCCCCGAGCACTCCGGACACCTGCACTCCGCCTACGAATCCCTAGCCTTCACCTCTGAAGTGCCGCTCGGGCCGCGCCGGTTGATGGACTTCCTCGACAGCAGGCCGGAGGGCCTCTACCGCATCAAGGGGTACATCGATTTCGGCGCGGCCGACCCGCGCAACCGGTACGCCGTTCACGCCGTGGGCCGGTTCCTGCGGTTCTACCCGGAGGCCTGGGCGCACGGCGAGGAGCGTCGCACCCAGCTCGTCCTCATCGGCTCCGGCATCGACGCCCCCGCGCTCGGCAAGGAGTTGGAGGCGTGCAAGGAGGACGCCCCACACGCCGACGAGCACAGCATGTGGGGCGTCCTCCGTTACGTACAAGATCCAGACGTGCGGGAGCAGAGCCTGGAGCCCGTGCAATCGGGCCCCGAGGCCTGA